The following proteins are co-located in the Acidobacteriota bacterium genome:
- a CDS encoding M28 family peptidase, with protein sequence MHSTARNPTRLFFLSLAMTGALALFGACSPGAETAAEVDLVAAAPQAAEVITEEVLKPPIAYLSDDALQGRGPGSEGDTATRQYLIQQLGAMGYQPGAADGGWEQPFDILGITTTAPETWNFVAGNRSLSLNFWDDFIAGSGVQEAAVAVADAEVVFVGYGIEAPEYGWDDYKGADLTGKVLLMLNNDPDWDPALFEGNRRLYYGRWTYKYESAAAQGAAGAIIIHTTPSAGYPFQVVQTSWTGPQFELPAGDEARVQVAAWVSEDAAERLVSFAGENLAELTERARSREFEPVPLAVTTSIELTNELESTQTANVLAVLPGRDPELADEALVFSAHHDHLGVGKADAEGDTVYNGAFDNASGCSQLLAIARAFRELPEAPRRSLLFAFVAAEEQGLLGSAFFARNPTFPPGKIAANINYDGANIWGRTRDIGFIGYGKSSLDEVVEKYAGEQGRVVKADQFPDRGFFYRSDQFNFAKIGVPAIYFDSGTEFIGQPEGWGEEQIKAWESVQYHQPSDELEDDWNFEGMIEDARLGFRAAVEIAEANRMPTWNPGDEFEAARLAALENASSAEGSE encoded by the coding sequence ATGCATTCAACGGCACGAAACCCAACTCGACTCTTCTTTCTTTCTCTCGCCATGACCGGCGCCTTGGCGCTCTTCGGTGCCTGCTCGCCGGGCGCCGAAACCGCCGCGGAGGTCGACCTGGTCGCTGCCGCGCCGCAGGCCGCCGAGGTGATCACCGAAGAGGTGCTGAAGCCGCCCATCGCCTACCTGTCCGATGATGCCCTCCAGGGCCGCGGTCCGGGTTCCGAGGGCGATACGGCGACGCGCCAGTATCTGATCCAGCAGCTCGGAGCCATGGGCTATCAGCCGGGCGCTGCAGATGGCGGCTGGGAACAGCCCTTCGACATCCTGGGGATCACCACCACGGCGCCGGAGACCTGGAATTTCGTCGCCGGCAATCGTTCCTTGAGCCTCAACTTCTGGGACGACTTCATCGCCGGCTCCGGGGTGCAGGAAGCTGCCGTTGCGGTGGCCGACGCCGAGGTGGTGTTCGTCGGCTACGGCATCGAGGCGCCGGAGTACGGTTGGGACGACTACAAGGGCGCCGACCTCACCGGCAAGGTCCTGCTGATGCTCAACAACGATCCGGATTGGGATCCGGCCCTCTTCGAGGGCAACCGGCGCCTCTACTATGGCCGCTGGACCTACAAGTACGAGAGCGCCGCCGCCCAGGGCGCCGCCGGGGCGATCATCATCCATACGACGCCCTCGGCGGGCTATCCCTTCCAGGTGGTGCAGACCTCCTGGACTGGACCACAGTTTGAGCTGCCGGCCGGCGACGAGGCGCGGGTGCAGGTGGCCGCCTGGGTTTCCGAGGATGCCGCCGAGCGGCTGGTGTCCTTCGCCGGGGAGAATCTGGCGGAGTTGACGGAGCGGGCGCGCAGCCGTGAGTTCGAGCCGGTGCCGCTGGCAGTGACCACCTCCATCGAGTTGACCAACGAGCTGGAGAGCACCCAGACCGCCAACGTGCTCGCCGTTCTGCCGGGGCGGGACCCGGAACTGGCCGACGAGGCGCTGGTCTTCTCCGCCCATCATGACCACCTGGGGGTCGGCAAGGCCGATGCCGAAGGCGACACCGTCTACAACGGCGCCTTCGACAACGCCTCCGGCTGCAGTCAGCTCTTGGCTATCGCCCGGGCCTTCCGGGAGCTGCCCGAGGCGCCGCGTCGCTCGCTGCTCTTTGCCTTCGTGGCGGCGGAGGAGCAGGGCCTTCTCGGTTCCGCATTCTTCGCCCGCAATCCCACCTTCCCGCCGGGGAAGATCGCCGCCAACATCAACTACGACGGCGCCAATATCTGGGGCCGCACCCGCGACATTGGATTCATCGGTTACGGAAAGTCGTCCTTGGACGAAGTGGTTGAGAAGTATGCCGGCGAGCAGGGGCGGGTGGTGAAGGCGGACCAGTTCCCGGATCGCGGCTTCTTCTACCGTTCGGACCAGTTCAATTTCGCCAAGATCGGCGTGCCGGCCATCTACTTCGACAGCGGCACCGAGTTCATCGGCCAGCCGGAGGGCTGGGGCGAAGAGCAGATCAAGGCCTGGGAGAGCGTGCAGTACCACCAGCCGAGCGACGAGCTGGAAGACGACTGGAACTTCGAGGGGATGATCGAAGACGCCCGCCTGGGTTTCCGGGCGGCGGTGGAGATTGCCGAGGCGAACCGAATGCCCACCTGGAATCCCGGCGACGAGTTCGAGGCGGCGCGCCTGGCGGCGCTTGAGAATGCGTCTTCGGCGGAGGGGTCGGAGTAG
- a CDS encoding sigma-70 family RNA polymerase sigma factor yields METLAPRLLRYCLARTGDAGLAEEAAQDALTALVRRWRRYGPPDNADGFAFAIARRRALRALVRRRLLAPLDALGMAHKCQHPGSNTERAIEQRDELQRTLAALSHLGHRDRESILLAAVGELDTAAAAEALGISSSAFKMRLHRARQRLDTLLETDR; encoded by the coding sequence GTGGAAACGTTGGCCCCTCGCCTGTTGCGCTACTGTCTGGCTCGGACCGGTGATGCGGGCCTCGCCGAAGAGGCAGCCCAAGATGCGTTGACCGCCCTCGTGCGGCGCTGGCGGCGGTATGGGCCGCCGGACAATGCCGACGGCTTCGCCTTCGCCATCGCCCGGCGTAGAGCGCTGCGGGCTCTAGTACGGCGGCGCCTCCTCGCACCGCTCGACGCCCTCGGCATGGCCCACAAATGCCAGCATCCCGGCAGCAACACAGAGCGCGCCATCGAGCAGCGCGACGAGCTGCAGCGAACCCTGGCGGCACTCTCCCACCTCGGCCACCGCGACCGGGAGTCCATTCTGCTCGCCGCTGTCGGCGAACTCGATACCGCCGCCGCTGCCGAGGCCCTGGGAATCAGCTCCTCTGCCTTCAAGATGCGCCTCCATCGCGCACGCCAACGACTCGATACCTTGTTGGAGACCGACCGATGA